The Triticum aestivum cultivar Chinese Spring chromosome 3A, IWGSC CS RefSeq v2.1, whole genome shotgun sequence genome includes a region encoding these proteins:
- the LOC123061704 gene encoding callose synthase 12, translated as MTTPRATATRRVGSAAAAAQAAAGEPYNILPIHDLLAEHPSLRFPEVRAAAAALRAVGGLRPPPYSQWRADQDLMDWLGAFFGFQRDNVRNQREHLVLLLANAQMRLSSADFSDTLEPRIARSLRRKLLRNYTSWCGFLGRRPNVYVPDADPRADLLFAGLHLLVWGEAANLRFVPECICYIYHHMALELHRILEGYIDTTTGQPANPAVHGENAFLARVVTPIYGVIRSEVESSRNGTAPHAAWRNYDDINEYFWRRDVFDRLGWPMEQSRQFFRTPPEHGRVRKTGFVEVRSFWNIYRSFDRLWVMLVLYLQAAAIVAWDGETWPWQNLRGNQHREAQVRVLTVFITWAALRLLQSLLDIGTQLRRAFRDGRMLAVRMVLKAIVAAAWVVVFAVLYKGIWSQRDSDRGWSRGTDSRIMKFLYAVAAFLIPEVLAIVLFIIPWVRNALEKTNWKICYALTWWFQSRSFVGRGLREGTFDNVKYSIFWVLLLAVKFAFSYFLQIRPLVKPTKEIYRLSKVTYAWHEFFGQSNRFAVFILWLPVVLIYLMDIQIWYAIFSSMAGAFVGLFAHLGEIRDMKQLRLRFQFFASAMSFNIMPEEQHVNERTFLPNRLRNFWQRLQLRYGFSRSFRKIESNQVEARRFALIWNEIITKFREEDIVSDLEVELLELPPELWNVRVIRWPCFLLCNELSLALGQAKEVQGPDRRLWRKICKNDYRRCAVIEVYDSTKYMLLEIIKERTEEHGIVTQLFREFDESMNLDKFTVEYKMSVLQNVHAKLVALLSLLLKPNKDITKIVNALQTLYDVVIRDFQAEKRSMEQLRNEGLAQSRPTSLLFVDTVVLPDEENATFYKQVRRMHTILTSRDSMVNVPKNLEARRRIAFFSNSLFMNIPRATQVEKMMAFSVLTPYYNEEVLYNKDQLYKENEDGISILYYLKQIYPDEWEFFVERMKREGMSDMKELYSEKQRLRDLRHWVSYRGQTLSRTVRGMMYYYDALKMLTFLDSASEHDLRTGSRELATMGSSRFGSSRREGSAGGSGYYSRASSSHTLSRATSGVSALFKGSEYGTVLMKYTYVVACQIYGQQKAKNDPHAYEILELMKNYEALRVAYVDEKHSAGAEPEYFSVLVKYDQQLQKEVEIYRVKLPGPLKLGEGKPENQNHALIFTRGDAVQTIDMNQDNYFEEALKMRNLLEEFNRHYGIRKPKILGVREHVFTGSVSSLAWFMSAQETSFVTLGQRVLANPLKVRMHYGHPDVFDRLWFLGRGGISKASRVINISEDIFAGFNCTLRGGNVTHHEYIQVGKGRDVGLNQVSMFEAKVASGNGEQTLSRDVYRLGHRLDFFRMLSFFYTTIGFYFNTMMVVLTVYAFVWGRFYLALSGLEEYITKNTSTTNNAALGAVLNQQFVIQLGLFTALPMIIENSLEHGFLNAVWDFLKMQLQFASVFYTFSMGTKTHYYGRTILHGGAKYRATGRGFVVEHKKFAENYRLYARSHFLKAIELGVILVLYASYSSSAGNTFVYILLTLSSWFLVSSWILAPFIFNPSGLDWLKNFNDFEDFLSWIWFQGGISVKSDQSWEKWWEEETDHLRTSGLWGSILEIIIDLRYFFFQYAIVYRLHIANESRSILVYLLSWTCILLAFVALVAVAYFRDRYAAKKHIRYRLVQAVIVGATVTGIVLLIEFTNFQFIDAFTSLLAFLPTGWGIISIALVFKPYLRRSETVWKTIVTVARLYDILFGVIVMTPVAVLSWLPGLQEMQTRILFNEAFSRGLHISQMFTGKKGHGV; from the coding sequence ATGACCACGCCGCGCGCCACCGCCACGCGCCGCGTGgggtcggccgccgccgccgcccaggcggcggccgGCGAGCCCTACAACATCCTGCCCATCCACGACCTCCTCGCCGAGCACCCGTCGCTGCGCTTCCCGGAGgtgcgggccgccgccgccgcgctccgggCCGTGGGGGGCCTCCGCCCGCCGCCCTACTCGCAGTGGCGCGCCGACCAGGACCTCATGGACTGGCTCGGCGCCTTCTTCGGCTTCCAGCGGGACAACGTGCGCAACCAGCGCGAGCACCTCGTGCTCCTGCTCGCCAACGCGCAGATGCGCCTCTCCTCCGCCGACTTCTCCGACACCCTCGAGCCCCGCATCGCGCGCTCCCTCCGCCGGAAGCTCCTCCGCAACTACACCTCCTGGTGCGGCTTCCTCGGCCGCCGCCCCAACGTCTACGTCCCCGACGCCGACCCCCGCGCCGATTTGCTCTTCGCCGGCCTCCACCTCCTCGTCTGGGGCGAGGCCGCCAACCTCCGCTTCGTGCCCGAGTGCATCTGCTACATCTACCACCACATGGCTCTCGAGCTGCACCGGATCCTCGAGGGCTACATCGACACCACCACGGGCCAGCCCGCCAACCCCGCCGTGCACGGCGAGAACGCCTTCCTCGCCCGCGTCGTCACGCCCATCTACGGTGTCATCCGCTCTGAGGTCGAGTCCAGCCGCAACGGCACAGCTCCCCATGCCGCCTGGCGGAACTACGACGACATCAACGAGTACTTCTGGCGCCGTGATGTCTTCGACCGTCTCGGCTGGCCCATGGAGCAGTCCCGGCAATTCTTCCGGACGCCACCCGAGCACGGCCGTGTGCGAAAGACGGGCTTTGTGGAGGTCCGCTCGTTCTGGAACATTTACCGGAGCTTCGACAGGCTGTGGGTCATGCTGGTGCTCTACTTGCAGGCCGCAGCCATTGTCGCGTGGGATGGTGAGACTTGGCCGTGGCAGAATCTTCGGGGAAACCAGCACCGTGAAGCCCAGGTGCGAGTGCTCACCGTCTTCATCACCTGGGCGGCACTACGCCTCCTGCAGTCGCTGCTGGACATCGGCACACAGTTACGCCGTGCGTTCAGGGATGGACGCATGCTTGCAGTGCGCATGGTGCTCAAGGCCATTGTGGCAGCTGCGTGGGTTGTTGTATTTGCTGTGCTGTACAAGGGAATCTGGAGCCAGAGGGACAGTGATCGTGGCTGGTCGCGGGGGACCGATTCTCGAATCATGAAGTTCTTGTATGCAGTGGCAGCGTTTCTGATCCCCGAGGTCCTTGCCATCGTGCTCTTCATTATTCCTTGGGTGCGGAATGCATTGGAGAAGACAAATTGGAAGATCTGCTATGCCCTCACCTGGTGGTTTCAGAGCCGCAGCTTCGTTGGCCGCGGGCTTCGTGAGGGTACCTTTGACAATGTGAAATATTCTATTTTCTGGGTGCTTCTGCTTGCTGTGAAGTTTGCCTTTAGCTATTTCCTCCAGATCAGGCCACTTGTAAAACCTACAAAAGAGATATACAGGCTGAGTAAGGTCACATATGCTTGGCATGAGTTCTTTGGGCAGAGCAACCGATTTGCTGTCTTTATATTGTGGTTGCCGGTAGTTTTGATCTACCTCATGGATATCCAGATCTGGTATGCAATCTTCTCTTCCATGGCCGGTGCATTTGTGGGGCTGTTTGCACACTTGGGGGAGATCCGGGACATGAAACAACTGAGGCTGCGGTTCCAGTTCTTTGCAAGTGCCATGTCATTCAACATCATGCCAGAGGAGCAACATGTGAATGAGCGCACTTTCTTGCCCAACCGGCTTCGGAATTTCTGGCAGCGACTGCAGCTACGGTATGGGTTCAGCCGATCGTTCCGTAAGATCGAGTCAAATCAGGTAGAAGCACGGCGGTTTGCACTTATTTGGAATGAGATTATCACCAAGTTCAGGGAGGAGGATATTGTAAGTGATCTTGAAGTTGAGCTCCTCGAGCTACCACCTGAGCTGTGGAATGTGCGTGTGATCCGTTGGCCGTGCTTCTTGCTTTGTAATGAGCTGTCACTGGCACTTGGGCAGGCAAAGGAGGTCCAAGGACCTGATCGCAGGCTCTGGAGGAAAATCTGCAAGAATGATTATCGTCGTTGTGCGGTCATTGAGGTGTATGATAGTACCAAATACATGCTGCTAGAGATCATCAAGGAAAGGACAGAGGAACATGGCATTGTGACGCAATTGTTTCGCGAGTTCGATGAATCCATGAATTTGGATAAGTTCACTGTGGAGTATAAGATGTCTGTGCTGCAAAACGTCCATGCAAAGCTTGTAGCACTGCTAAGCCTACTTCTCAAGCCCAACAAGGATATCACAAAGATTGTCAATGCTCTTCAGACTCTCTATGATGTTGTGATTCGTGACTTCCAGGCTGAGAAAAGGAGCATGGAACAGCTGAGGAACGAAGGCCTGGCACAATCAAGGCCAACCAGCCTTCTCTTTGTGGACACTGTCGTGTTGCCTGATGAGGAGAATGCCACCTTCTATAAGCAGGTGCGGCGCATGCACACCATCCTGACCTCACGTGACTCTATGGTCAATGTCCCAAAGAACCTTGAAGCTCGGCGGAGGATTGCTTTTTTCAGCAATTCATTGTTCATGAACATACCACGGGCAACCCAGGTGGAGAAGATGATGGCCTTCAGTGTCTTGACACCATATTATAACGAAGAGGTGTTGTACAACAAGGACCAGCTCTACAAGGAGAATGAAGATGGCATATCAATACTATACTATCTGAAACAGATCTACCCAGATGAGTGGGAGTTCTTTGTTGAGCGCATGAAGCGTGAGGGGATGTCTGATATGAAGGAGCTGTACAGTGAGAAGCAAAGGTTAAGAGATCTTCGGCACTGGGTCTCATACAGGGGACAGACACTATCACGTACTGTGAGGGGGATGATGTACTATTATGATGCTCTCAAGATGCTGACCTTTCTGGATTCTGCCTCTGAACATGACTTAAGAACTGGATCGAGGGAGCTTGCTACAATGGGTTCCTCAAGATTTGGATCCTCCAGAAGAGAAGGGAGTGCTGGTGGGTCAGGGTATTATAGCAGGGCCTCTTCGTCACACACACTGAGCAGAGCAACCAGTGGTGTGAGCGCTTTGTTTAAAGGTAGCGAGTATGGGACTGTCCTTATGAAATACACTTATGTggttgcatgccaaatttatggcCAGCAGAAAGCTAAAAATGATCCGCATGCTTATGAGATATTGGAGCTAATGAAGAATTATGAAGCACTTCGTGTTGCCTATGTTGACGAAAAACACTCGGCTGGTGCCGAACCGGAGTACTTCTCCGTCCTTGTGAAATACGACCAGCAGTTGCAGAAAGAGGTTGAAATTTATCGAGTGAAGTTGCCTGGGCCACTGAAGCTTGGTGAAGGCAAGCCAGAGAACCAGAATCATGCACTCATCTTCACAAGGGGTGATGCGGTTCAAACTATTGATATGAACCAAGACAATTACTTTGAAGAGGCTCTGAAGATGAGAAATCTGCTAGAAGAGTTCAATCGCCATTATGGAATTCGCAAGCCAAAAATCCTTGGGGTTCGGGAACATGTGTTCACTGGCTCTGTATCTTCTCTAGCTTGGTTTATGTCTGCCCAAGAAACAAGTTTTGTCACTCTGGGGCAGCGGGTTCTAGCTAACCCACTCAAGGTTAGAATGCATTATGGCCACCCAGATGTGTTTGATCGTCTTTGGTTCTTGGGCCGAGGTGGTATTAGTAAAGCATCAAGAGTAATCAACATCAGTGAGGATATCTTTGCTGGATTCAATTGTACCCTCCGTGGGGGCAATGTTACACACCATGAGTACATCCAGGTTGGTAAAGGAAGGGATGTGGGGCTCAACCAGGTTTCTATGTTTGAAGCCAAGGTTGCTAGTGGCAATGGTGAGCAAACTCTGAGCCGTGATGTTTACAGACTGGGCCACAGATTGGATTTCTTTCGGATGCTCTCGTTTTTTTATACAACCATTGGATTCTATTTCAACACAATGATGGTTGTGCTAACTGTCTATGCATTTGTCTGGGGGCGATTTTATCTTGCACTTAGTGGGCTGGAGGAGTACATCACCAAGAACACTAGCACTACTAATAATGCAGCCCTGGGAGCTGTCTTGAATCAGCAGTTCGTCATACAGCTGGGCCTGTTCACAGCATTGCCCATGATTATTGAAAATTCACTTGAGCATGGTTTCCTCAATGCTGTATGGGATTTCTTAAAAATGCAATTGCAGTTTGCATCTGTTTTCTACACCTTCTCCATGGGAACCAAGACACATTATTATGGGCGGACAATCCTTCATGGAGGTGCAAAGTATCGAGCTACTGGCCGTGGATTTGTTGTGGAGCACAAGAAATTCGCCGAGAACTACAGGCTATATGCCCGTAGCCATTTTCTAAAAGCAATAGAGCTTGGCGTGATATTGGTTCTCTATGCATCTTACAGCAGCAGCGCTGGGAATACATTTGTGTACATCCTGCTGACGCTTTCCAGTTGGTTTTTAGTATCCTCGTGGATTTTGGCCCCCTTCATCTTTAATCCATCAGGTTTGGACTGGCtaaagaattttaatgattttgAGGATTTCCTAAGCTGGATTTGGTTCCAGGGTGGAATCTCAGTGAAGTCAGATCAAAGCTGGGAAAAGTGGTGGGAGGAGGAAACTGATCACCTTAGGACCTCTGGTCTGTGGGGGAGCATCTTGGAAATCATTATAGACCTCCGATATTTCTTCTTTCAGTATGCAATTGTTTACCGGCTTCACATTGCCAATGAGAGTAGAAGCATCCTTGTCTATCTTCTTTCATGGACATGCATACTGCTGGCTTTTGTGGCTCTTGTCGCAGTTGCTTACTTCCGAGACAGATACGCAGCAAAGAAGCACATAAGGTATCGGCTTGTCCAAGCTGTAATTGTTGGTGCCACTGTGACTGGTATTGTCCTGTTGATAGAATTCACAAATTTCCAGTTCATTGATGCCTTTACTAGTCTCTTGGCTTTTCTGCCAACTGGCTGGGGAATCATATCTATTGCTCTGGTGTTCAAGCCATACCTGAGGAGGTCTGAGACAGTCTGGAAAACTATTGTCACAGTGGCACGCCTGTATGATATACTGTTTGGAGTAATTGTTATGACACCTGTAGCTGTGTTGTCATGGTTGCCGGGGCTCCAGGAAATGCAAACAAGGATCCTATTCAATGAAGCCTTCAGCCGAGGACTTCATATTTCTCAAATGTTTACTGGCAAAAAAGGACATGGAGTTTAA